From the genome of Streptococcus marmotae, one region includes:
- the aroB gene encoding 3-dehydroquinate synthase, producing MQLIVNIPHHPYTLLIERGSLAKAGEWVSQVWPTQKITIITDNHVGSLYADTVKTSLEEAGFEVLVFEFLEGEARKNLETVQLAYEFLVTNGMTRSDGIIALGGGVVGDLAGFVAATYMRGIHFLQIPTSLTAQVDSSIGGKTGVNTPYAKNMVGAFYQPDGVLIDPDTLQTLGERELIEGMGEVIKYGLIADVELWQELDEMDGSVASILEHAESLIYHSCNVKRKIVVEDELDNGVRLYLNFGHTIGHAIEATAGYGEAMHGEAVAIGMVQLAHVAEQKGLMPAGITQQIRSMCQKFGLPVSHEPWNPSKLYAALTHDKKARGQSIKTIIVPEIGTAAIHQIPIEEMKEYLDK from the coding sequence ATGCAACTAATCGTCAATATTCCGCATCATCCTTACACACTCTTAATTGAAAGAGGGAGCCTTGCCAAAGCAGGGGAGTGGGTCAGTCAAGTCTGGCCAACACAAAAAATCACAATTATAACGGATAACCATGTGGGCTCCCTATACGCTGATACTGTCAAGACCAGTTTGGAAGAGGCTGGATTTGAAGTGCTGGTTTTTGAATTTTTGGAGGGTGAAGCCCGTAAAAACTTAGAAACTGTTCAGCTAGCCTATGAATTTCTAGTGACTAATGGCATGACCCGTAGTGATGGCATTATTGCCTTAGGCGGTGGCGTAGTTGGAGACCTAGCCGGTTTTGTAGCCGCTACTTACATGAGGGGAATTCATTTCCTTCAAATTCCAACTAGCCTAACAGCGCAAGTTGATTCTTCCATAGGGGGGAAAACAGGAGTCAATACTCCCTATGCCAAAAATATGGTTGGAGCATTTTATCAACCTGATGGCGTGCTCATCGATCCTGACACCCTACAGACATTAGGTGAACGGGAGTTAATCGAAGGCATGGGAGAAGTCATCAAATACGGTCTGATTGCAGATGTAGAATTGTGGCAGGAATTAGATGAAATGGACGGTTCTGTTGCAAGTATCCTAGAGCATGCAGAAAGTCTTATCTACCATTCTTGTAATGTAAAGCGGAAAATTGTTGTGGAAGATGAATTAGATAATGGCGTGAGGCTTTATTTAAACTTTGGCCATACCATTGGTCACGCTATTGAAGCAACGGCAGGCTATGGCGAAGCCATGCATGGGGAAGCTGTCGCTATTGGCATGGTGCAACTAGCACATGTTGCCGAACAAAAGGGCCTCATGCCAGCAGGCATCACCCAGCAAATTCGTTCCATGTGCCAGAAATTTGGACTGCCAGTTTCCCATGAACCGTGGAATCCTTCTAAACTCTATGCTGCTTTAACACATGATAAAAAAGCACGTGGTCAATCCATCAAAACAATCATTGTACCAGAAATCGGAACCGCAGCCATTCATCAAATTCCCATTGAAGAAATGAAAGAATACCTAGACAAGTAA